A DNA window from Brassica napus cultivar Da-Ae chromosome C1, Da-Ae, whole genome shotgun sequence contains the following coding sequences:
- the LOC106372840 gene encoding glutathione S-transferase T3-like produces the protein MDLLNHQQPNTQPSVDISASNVSLFGPWSEEENVEAHTVEYRKKRRKWTPTEDQVLISAWLNTSKDPVVGNEQKTIAFWKCIAAYFAASPKLSGLQTGEPTHCKQRWGKINEGVCKFVGCYVTATKEKSSGQNENDVMKLAHEIYFNDYKAKFTLEHAWLELRHDQKWCGASTTKDKVQSKRRKLDEHSAQSSTFVAGEDDQSKRPIGVKAAKAKGKRAVINATKLDEEEKELQSIWSIR, from the coding sequence ATGGATCTCTTAAACCATCAACAACCAAACACTCAACCTAGTGTAGATATCTCTGCGTCGAATGTCTCTTTGTTCGGTCCTTGGTCTGAAGAAGAAAACGTTGAAGCCCACACTGTGGAGTACCGTAAAAAGAGAAGGAAGTGGACACCAACAGAGGATCAGGTGCTCATcagtgcttggttgaacacCTCCAAAGACCCTGTAGTTGGGAATGAGCAAAAAACCATTGCGTTTTGGAAATGCATTGCAGCTTATTTTGCTGCAAGTCCCAAGCTATCTGGTTTGCAAACGGGAGAGCCTACTCATTGCAAACAAAGGTGGGGGAAGATCAATGAGGGCGTCTGCAAGTTCGTTGGCTGCTATGTTACGGCAACAAAAGAGAAATCAAGTGGCCAGAACGAGAATGATGTAATGAAACTGGCTCATGAGATTTACTTCAATGACTACAAGGCGAAGTTTACCCTTGAGCACGCATGGTTGGAGCTGCGACACGATCAGAAATGGTGTGGCGCATCTACAACTAAAGATAAGGTGCAGTCAAAAAGGAGGAAGTTAGATGAGCACTCTGCACAATCATCAACTTTTGTGGCTGGAGAGGATGATCAATCCAAGCGCCCTATTGGAGTTAAAGCGGCAAAGGCGAAAGGAAAAAGGGCTGTGATCAATGCAACGAAGTTGGATGAGGAAGAAAAGGAGTTGCAGAGCATCTGGAGTATTAGATAG
- the LOC106354717 gene encoding probable nucleoredoxin 3, with product MAVTADYQVQFPENDDIYSILAAEGIEFLLSHSGDVPLEYIHGKTICLFFSANWCRPCKDFTPELVKLYESLQKRGEEIEIIFVSFDHDMTLFYEHFWSMPWLAVPFSLSLRNKLTDKYRVTRIPSLVPLYPDEISVADDVIGLIEDYGPEAFPFTKKRKEELKAIDDSKRVGGHLEKLLTHETRSYVVSRNGSKVLVSDLVGKTIGLYFGAHWCPPFRSFTSQLIDVYNELTTSTKGSFEVILVSTDRDSREFNINMTDMPWLAIPYEDRTRQDLCRIFNIKLIPALVIIGPEEKTVCTNAREMVSLYGSRSYPFTESRIVELEACLKKEGDSFPRKVKDKKHVHELKLDMAKGYVCDFCKKQGKFWAFSCDACDYDLHPTCVEEQEASLV from the exons ATGGCAGTAACAGCAGATTATCAAGTCCAGTTTCCAGAAAATGACGATATCTACTCTATACTAGCAGCTGAAGGGATTGAGTTCCTTTTGTCACATAGTGGAGAT GTGCCTCTGGAATATATTCACGGGAAAACGATTTGTCTCTTCTTCTCCGCAAACTGGTGCAGGCCATGCAAGGACTTCACTCCAGAGCTGGTAAAACTCTACGAGAGTCTCCAGAAACGAGGAGAAGAGATCGAGATCATCTTTGTCTCATTTGATCATGATATGACTTTGTTCTATGAACACTTCTGGTCCATGCCATGGCTCGCAGTTCCCTTCAGTTTAAGCCTACGCAACAAATTAACTGATAAGTACAGGGTTACTCGTATCCCGTCACTAGTTCCTCTATATCCAGATGAAATCTCTGTCGCTGACGACGTCATTGGTCTGATTGAAGACTATGGTCCTGAAGCATTTCCTTTCactaaaaagagaaaagaagaactCAAAGCCATCGATGATTCCAAGCGCGTTGGAGGACATTTAGAGAAACTCCTTACACATGAAACTCGGAGTTATGTTGTTTCTAGAAATGGAAGTAAG GTACTAGTTTCTGACCTTGTGGGGAAGACCATAGGTTTATACTTTGGTGCACACTGGTGTCCGCCTTTTCGATCATTCACTTCTCAGCTCATAGATGTCTACAATGAGCTTACAACCTCCACAAAAGGCTCCTTCGAAGTCATCTTAGTCTCAACAGACAGAGACTCAAGAGAGTTCAACATCAACATGACCGACATGCCGTGGCTTGCAATCCCTTACGAGGACAGAACAAGACAAGATCTCTGTAGAATCTTCAACATCAAACTCATACCTGCATTAGTCATCATAGGACCTGAGGAGAAAACAGTGTGCACAAACGCGAGAGAGATGGTGTCGCTGTATGGATCGAGGAGTTATCCATTCACGGAGTCAAGGATTGTTGAGTTAGAAGCTTGTTTGAAGAAAGAAGGTGACTCGTTTCCGAGGAAAGTGAAAGATAAGAAACATGTGCATGAGCTAAAGCTGGATATGGCGAAAGGTTATGTGTGTGATTTTTGTAAGAAGCAAGGTAAGTTTTGGGCGTTTTCTTGTGATGCTTGTGATTATGATCTTCATCCTACTTGTGTGGAAGAACAAGAAGCTTCGTTGGTTTAG
- the LOC106372842 gene encoding probable LRR receptor-like serine/threonine-protein kinase At4g31250 → MILHDNKPAVVYSLLVLLLAVSFFVPISSDGDADALLKFKSSLVNATVLTGWGDSGDPPCTGKKGSNSKWKGVMCSAGVVYALRLENMSLAGTLDVQALGSMRGLKSVSFMRNGLEGPIPRGLVGLGSLVHLYLAHNRFSGEIDGGFFDGMKDLVKVHLEGNRFSGEIPKSLGKLPKLTELNLEDNLFTGKIPPFNQKNLVTVNVANNRLEGRIPLTLGLMNITFFLGNKGLCGPPLLPCRHPRTPLVAVFLLALTVLAVIVLITVFCSVCILSRRQRKTPDHDRGHIPSLGLGTVYGPSEPQQNSEKSSQDSKVYRKLASEAVQRDSTATSSVLSERALPREEDQRKLHFVRNDQEKFTLQDMLRASAEVLGSGGFGSSYKAALTGSRAVVVKRFRFMNNIRREEFYDHMKKIGRLSHPNLLPLIAFYYRKDEKLLVTNYIPNGSLANLLHANRTPGQVVLDWPIRLKIARGVTRGLAYLYRTFPDLNLPHGHLKSSNVLLDHDFEPLLTDYALVPVVNKEQSHQFMVAYKSPEFTQQDRTSRKSDVWSLGILILEILTGKFPANYLRQGKGADDELAAWVESVARTEWNADVFDKEMRAGKEQEGQMLKLLKIGLRCCDWDVERRMELHEAVDRIEEVDHREAGGSQESFRSSYVTASDGENRFSRAMTGEFSLV, encoded by the exons ATGATTCTTCATGACAACAAACCTGCGGTGGTATACTCTCTTTTAGTATTATTACTCGCCGTTAGCTTCTTCGTTCCCATCTCCAGCGACGGTGACGCTGATGCTCTTTTGAAGTTCAAGTCATCTCTCGTGAACGCCACCGTCCTCACCGGATGGGGGGACTCCGGTGATCCTCCATGCACCGGGAAAAAAGGGAGCAACTCGAAATGGAAAGGAGTCATGTGTTCTGCCGGCGTCGTTTACGCTCTCCGTCTAGAGAACATGAGCCTTGCGGGGACGCTTGACGTGCAAGCGCTAGGCTCCATGCGCGGTCTCAAGAGCGTTAGCTTCATGCGCAACGGTTTAGAAGGTCCGATACCGCGTGGACTCGTCGGGCTTGGATCTCTTGTGCATCTTTACTTGGCGCATAATCGGTTTTCAGGAGAGATTGACGGTGGTTTTTTTGACGGAATGAAGGATCTGGTGAAGGTTCATCTTGAAGGAAACAGGTTTTCCGGTGAGATTCCTAAGTCGTTGGGGAAGTTGCCGAAGCTGACTGAGCTGAATCTTGAGGATAATTTGTTCACCGGGAAGATACCGCCGTTTAATCAGAAGAATCTTGTAACCGTTAACGTTGCTAACAATCGGTTAGAGGGTCGTATTCCGTTAACTCTCGGCCTCATGAACATCACCTTCTTCTTag GTAACAAGGGGCTGTGTGGACCGCCGTTGCTTCCCTGTAGACACCCTCGTACGCCGTTGGTTGCAGTGTTCCTCCTTGCCCTCACCGTCCTCGCCGTCATAGTCCTCATTACCGTCTTCTGTTCCGTTTGCATCCTCAGCCGTCGTCAACGCAAAACTCCCGACCACGACCGCGGCCACATCCCTAGCCTCGGCCTCGGCACAGTCTACGGACCAAGCGAGCCACAGCAAAACAGCGAGAAGAGCTCGCAGGACTCCAAGGTGTACAGGAAGCTAGCCAGCGAAGCTGTGCAGCGAGACTCAACGGCAACGTCATCAGTGTTATCCGAGAGAGCCCTGCCTCGAGAGGAAGATCAGCGGAAGCTGCATTTCGTTCGGAATGATCAGGAGAAGTTCACGCTCCAGGATATGCTCCGTGCGTCCGCGGAGGTTCTCGGCAGCGGGGGGTTTGGATCGTCGTACAAGGCGGCTCTTACGGGAAGCCGCGCGGTGGTTGTGAAGCGGTTTAGGTTTATGAATAATATCAGGAGAGAGGAGTTTTACGATCATATGAAGAAGATCGGACGGTTATCGCACCCTAATCTACTTCCGTTGATAGCATTCTACTACAGAAAAGATGAGAAGCTTCTCGTCACCAATTACATTCCCAATGGCAGCCTCGCCAATCTCCTTCATG CAAACCGAACACCCGGTCAAGTGGTTTTGGATTGGCCAATCCGGTTAAAGATTGCAAGAGGAGTCACAAGAGGCTTAGCTTATCTCTACAGAACATTCCCTGATCTGAATCTCCCTCACGGCCATCTCAAATCATCCAACGTGTTGCTCGACCACGACTTCGAGCCGCTTCTAACAGACTACGCTCTCGTGCCAGTGGTCAACAAGGAGCAATCTCACCAGTTCATGGTGGCGTACAAGTCACCAGAGTTCACTCAGCAAGACCGAACATCAAGAAAGTCCGACGTCTGGAGCCTAGGAATCTTGATCCTCGAGATACTAACGGGGAAGTTTCCAGCTAACTACCTCCGGCAAGGGAAAGGAGCTGATGACGAGCTAGCTGCTTGGGTCGAGTCAGTAGCGAGAACTGAGTGGAATGCTGACGTGTTTGATAAGGAGATGAGAGCAGGGAAAGAACAGGAAGGTCAGATGCTGAAGCTGCTCAAGATTGGGTTGAGATGCTGTGACTGGGACGTGGAGAGGAGAATGGAGCTTCACGAGGCTGTTGATCGGATAGAAGAAGTTGATCACAGAGAGGCAGGTGGAAGTCAAGAGAGTTTTCGATCTTCGTACGTGACTGCTAGTGATGGTGAAAATCGTTTTTCAAGAGCCATGACTGGAGAGTTCTCCCTCGTGTAA